From the genome of Drosophila melanogaster chromosome 2L, one region includes:
- the Alg7 gene encoding Alg7 dolichyl-phosphate N-acetylglucosaminephosphotransferase: protein MSGVAIAINAAISGAAYCMTVRMIPRFREMFIKANLFGNDLCKKDKPQVPESFGVLIGCVFLVSLFLFIPIPFAFDEAAATDAITGGKPDTFPHDKFVELIAALLSICCMIFLGFADDVLDLRWRHKLLLPTIATLPLLMVYYVNYNSTTVIMPNFARNLIGTSLNIGALYYVFMGMLAVFCTNAINILAGINGLEVGQSFIIAGSILVFNAIELLLGHQVDSHIFSIYFMLPFLATTLALWKFNKYPSQVFVGDTYCYFAGMTFAVVGILGHFSKTLLLFFLPQILNFLYSTPQLFHFVPCPRHRLPKYDSKTDLLHISTTEFRLEDLNAPGRLMVTVLRNLRLISWHTKADGVVRTNNFTLINFVLVVFGPVHERVVTQMLMGFQVLCTLIALTIRYPLANYFYAKT, encoded by the exons ATGTCGGGAGTCGCCATAGCCATCAATGCGGCCATTTCGGGCGCCGCCTACTGCATGACAGTCCGGATGATACCCCGCTTCCGCGAGATGTTCATCAAGGCCAATCTCTTTGGCAACGATCTGTGCAAGAAGGACAAGCCGCAGGT ACCTGAATCCTTTGGTGTGCTTATTGGCTGTGTGTTCCTGGTGTCCTTGTTTCTGTTCATACCGATTCCCTTCGCCTTCGACGAGGCAGCTGCCACGGATGCGATTACTGGAGGCAAACCAGATACCTTTCCACATGATAAG TTCGTGGAATTGATTGCCGCCCTTCTTTCCATTTGCTGCATGATCTTCTTGGGCTTCGCCGATGACGTTCTCGACCTGCGATGGCGCCACAAGCTCCTGTTGCCCACCATCGCCACGTTGCCGCTGCTAATGGTGTACTACGTAAACTATAACTCCACGACGGTCATTATGCCCAACTTTGCAAGGAATCTGATTGGGACCTCCTTGAATATAG GTGCCTTGTACTACGTCTTCATGGGCATGTTGGCGGTATTCTGCACAAATGCCATCAACATCCTGGCGGGCATCAATGGCCTGGAGGTGGGACAATCCTTTATTATTGCAGGCTCCATTCTGGTCTTCAATGCCATTGAACTGTTGCTCGGTCACCAGGTGGATTCGCATATATTCTCCATTTACTTCATGCTGCCTTTCCTGGCCACCACCCTAGCGCTATGGAAGTTCAACAA ATATCCATCGCAGGTGTTTGTTGGGGACACCTACTGCTACTTTGCCGGCATGACTTTCGCCGTGGTTGGAATCCTGGGCCACTTCAGCAAGACGCTGCTGCTCTTCTTCCTGCCGCAGATCCTGAATTTCCTGTACTCCACGCCGCAGCTGTTCCACTTTGTGCCATGTCCGCGTCACCGGCTGCCCAAGTACGACAGCAAGACGGATCTGCTCCACATCAGCACCACGGAGTTTCGCCTGGAGGATCTCAACGCTCCGGGTCGCCTGATGGTCACAGTACTGCGGAACTTGCGACTAATAAGCTGGCATACCAAAGCGGACGGAGTTGTTAGGACCAACAACTTTACGCTCATTAACTTTGTCCTAGTCGTTTTCGGACCTGTCCACGAGCGAGTGGTCACCCAGATGCTGATGGGATTCCAGGTGCTGTGTACACTGATTGCCCTGACCATACGATATCCACTGGCCAACTACTTCTATGCGAAAACGTAG
- the Mgat3 gene encoding beta-1,4-mannosyl-glycoprotein 4-beta-N-acetylglucosaminyltransferase produces MVRSTFLATYNQTPVAGVGRLAITKKLVLWLVLVLQVGFIGCIWLLQMSRGQESQQRSAMDQLGGRVNFVASGEAPMEKMALVGGTHCPHLQENVNRYDKDFYQMKPERLNESHLPDYNVPAYVDAEMGLTPNLWCYREGTINESQRLNDVDYLMAPPQCRCESGWHGRDCGQPEIIWRALMTSNRASKRGGSTPLQLVEASSSSLHRLFYMLELGAWDHLSLELLELQIRALIEVVDYFLIYYVSNGSKERSLESMLGSQTSYTLLRCSSESNCTSSMAYSHFRRQLWQQCGVQMQAQDLLLHGDSGTVYAPAALKFLKYYAKDVLPLKFRLKYNVYGFYWQHPKKTLLNGVISSLGHLHSAQLDAHRLHRLASSTLGDLNHYGGWNCELCLPPEQIVLLLQSSSPRKLPVKLPNDTRNAHIDANYMQQLIANGVHIDGTTQLHRLREQSEKYFAPEEALQHSSQYGQLLVNLYDVDVLEDLQDED; encoded by the coding sequence ATGGTGAGAAGCACATTCCTGGCCACCTACAACCAGACACCGGTAGCCGGCGTTGGACGGCTGGCCATCACCAAGAAGCTGGTGCTCTGGttggtgctggtgctgcagGTGGGCTTCATCGGCTGCATATGGCTGCTGCAGATGAGCCGTGGCCAGGAGTCGCAGCAGCGCAGTGCAATGGACCAACTTGGCGGACGGGTCAACTTCGTGGCCAGCGGTGAAGCCCCTATGGAGAAGATGGCACTTGTGGGCGGAACCCACTGTCCGCATCTGCAGGAGAATGTCAACCGCTACGACAAGGACTTTTATCAAATGAAACCGGAACGACTGAACGAATCCCACCTGCCCGACTACAATGTGCCCGCCTATGTGGACGCGGAGATGGGTCTAACCCCAAACCTCTGGTGCTATCGCGAGGGGACCATCAACGAGAGCCAGCGGCTCAACGATGTGGACTATCTGATGGCGCCGCCTCAATGCAGATGTGAAAGTGGCTGGCACGGCAGAGATTGCGGCCAGCCGGAGATCATATGGCGAGCCCTGATGACGTCCAATCGGGCCAGTAAACGAGGCGGTAGCACACCGCTTCAACTGGTCGAGGCCAGTTCTTCTTCACTGCACCGCCTGTTCTATATGCTTGAATTGGGCGCCTGGGACCACCTAAGTCTGGAGCTCTTGGAGCTGCAAATTCGAGCGCTCATCGAGGTTGTGGACTACTTTCTCATATACTATGTGAGCAACGGCAGCAAGGAGCGGAGTCTGGAGAGCATGCTGGGCAGCCAAACGAGCTATACGCTACTACGCTGCTCCTCCGAGAGCAACTGCACCAGCTCAATGGCCTACAGTCACTTTAGGCGGCAGCTGTGGCAGCAGTGTGGTGTCCAAATGCAGGCACAGGACCTGCTGCTGCACGGGGACAGTGGAACGGTCTACGCGCCAGCAGCACTCAAGTTTCTGAAGTACTATGCCAAGGATGTGCTGCCGCTGAAATTTCGTTTGAAGTACAATGTATATGGATTCTACTGGCAGCATCCGAAGAAGACCCTCCTAAATGGGGTGATAAGTTCCTTGGGGCACCTGCACAGTGCCCAACTGGATGCTCACCGCCTGCACCGGCTGGCGAGCAGCACACTGGGTGATCTCAACCACTACGGCGGCTGGAACTGCGAGCTGTGCCTGCCTCCCGAGCAGATTGTGCTCCTGCTGCAGAGCTCCAGTCCCCGCAAGCTGCCAGTAAAACTACCCAACGATACCCGCAATGCCCACATCGATGCCAACTACATGCAGCAACTGATAGCCAATGGAGTTCACATCGATGGCACCACGCAGCTGCACCGCTTGCGGGAGCAGAGCGAGAAGTATTTCGCTCCGGAGGAGGCGCTCCAGCACAGCAGCCAGTACGGCCAGCTGCTGGTGAACCTATACGATGTGGACGTCCTGGAAGATCTGCAGGACGAAGACTAA
- the Rsph1 gene encoding radial spoke head protein 1, whose product MAMTEMSEEDLSAPEEEEDLGPNIGLYIGGRNAAGQRQGRGWAILPNGDQYDGNYRKGRRHGIGVYVFKDGSRYYGQYRCGKRCGRGIFIYPDGSVYEGNWRKNLKHGKGRYKYVNGDNYSGDWFKGQRHGVGIYHFNSGKDGCCLSVRMKATWNSNMRTGPFELYIGNEDKCTILHGIWDNLYPSGPAVFSFNNRYLLLGYFLPASYNMKAISNEDEMEDAEERLEDEMGEAEPMEPTLWFAQEMAVYDFSLLPQEPVPLAISDSELSVCSLSTEPSMRSEEKISWYGEGEEAEGEEGGEMECFPCECDLTDVSEVETESEVCKIDANPCCIEILKQPECPDP is encoded by the exons ATGGCCATGACCGAAATGTCCGAGGAGGATCTGTCGGCGCCCGAGGAAGAGGAGGATTTGGGACCCAATATAGGC CTCTACATAGGCGGTCGAAATGCTGCCGGACAGAGACAAGGTAGAGGTTGGGCCATCCTGCCCAACGGAGATCAGTATGATGGGAACTACAGGAAGGGTCGCCGTCACGGCATCGGGGTGTACGTGTTCAAGGATGGTTCACGATACTACGGACAGTATCGCTGCGGGAAGCGTTGTGGGCGCGGCATCTTCATCTATCCGGACGGATCCGTGTACGAGGGCAACTGGCGAAAGAACTTGAAGCACGGCAAGGGCCGGTACAAGTATGTGAATGGGGACAACTATTCGGGTGACTGGTTCAAGGGACAACGTCATGGGGTGGGCATCTATCACTTTAACAGCGGAAAGGATGGCTGCTGCCTGTCCGTCAGAATGAAGGCCACCTGGAACAGCAACATGCGAACGGGTCCCTTCGAGCTGTATATCGGCAATGAGGACAAGTGCACAATACTTCACGGAATTTGGGATAACCTGTACCCGAGTGGACCGGCCGTGTTTAGCTTCAACAATCGATACCTTCTGCTGGGCTATTTCCTGCCCGCCAGTTACAACATGAAGGCGATCAGCAACGAAGACGAGATGGAGGACGCCGAGGAGCGCTTGGAGGACGAGATGGGTGAAGCGGAGCCAATGGAACCAACACTATGGTTCGCCCAGGAGATGGCCGTGTATGACTTTTCGCTGCTGCCGCAGGAGCCAGTGCCTCTGGCCATTTCCGATTCCGAGCTGTCCGtctgctcgctctccactgaGCCGAGCATGCGCAGCGAGGAGAAGATCAGTTGGTATGGAGAGGGTGAAGAGGCCGAGGGCGAGGAGGGCGGCGAGATGGAGTGCTTCCCATGCGAGTGCGATCTCACCGATGTCAGCGAGGTGGAGACGGAGAGCGAGGTGTGCAAAATCGACGCCAATCCATGCTGCATTGAGATCCTCAAGCAACCAGAGTGTCCAGATCCTTAG
- the CG16974 gene encoding uncharacterized protein, isoform B, translated as MEAISKISLILCALFVGLKAAAAISGDSTHCLATYSSAEAYLAQIPQQHRPQIRPRIRTWQEHEFSLLGYKFHLPFVGHAVDSDLDDSDSDEGLWLDAADAGSESVEVEEHELPSVGHVDPTGNVFKLNCEHVDLRRVNQELLSQRSSHINYNQLMLAHVPADRSNPLKLPQLESLREFSWQSSELKDETLMELFTRQPRSFEYMERLNLAENRLECLHWAIPLAVRRVKVLEMSGNRLSNCSLLNLQYMKQLQELHLDRSELTYLPQRFLGELSELRMLNLSQNLLTELPRDIFVGALKLERLYLSGNRLSVLPFMLFQTAADLQVLDLSDNRLLSFPDNFFARNGQLRQLHLQRNQLKSIGKHSLYSLRELRQLDLSQNSLSVIDRKAFESLDHLLALNVSGNNLTLLSSIIFQSLHALRQLDLSRNQFKQLPSGLFQRQRSLVLLRIDETPIEQFSNWISRYDESLVDPQVLHRLRYLSVQQNRKLTYLPATLFANTPNIRELLLAENGLLQLPTQISGLSRLQRLSVRGNSLGSLPENIKELRQLHYLNILGNEYQCDCSMYWLTAWLANTSTSLRHQMPQAQNHSNGSTNQTPLDSYESIDHQIDALKCQYGYRGDMLRVLSKLNCSVPTVVQFSEPKMHKLLSTAKLECQISGSPVPDIIWVTPRNKILRHHADPDKRPIIIDSKEDAHQPPSAQELAALMDESYIQSLNWTRQNSLVGRRVVLVENGSLLVHNISRIDSGLYTCYAFNVMGKASAGLRLYIDPIVFYRVKIGSILFGTALATAFLLLTLIVQGLRSCLSRWGICNRFYCCVNRKKKSPRKHQIYAMLDSIETYKSQQLERLRENYTQQVHRIRENCAQQVEWIQSSYTSQAKHIREFRDIGSNHLTTLKDQYYDQVKKVRDYSTGQLSWVRENYVFQRNKIRKFSAHQVLRLREGYKYQQQTLNKVLENLPSFYFENCRGRCEEDIAEDIDCYFKGQMDFGDSKELHIQKIKARLSANYSASKASLYYTPPDDDLLHSSQLNLQNSPIHINYIDENLDQQKQLEHDFKMEPQLLLYNASMLYMNPEGASSSGQAAALAAAGALSQFISVEDNNQEQEMQPLRKISGKPLGMPELKDLNDVKTSKSCPAIYKVSKQRDGSTLHELQKEGEAPYQMLRINPVETTSLTSTVAPVMQARTEKLNIILDECGTASLCKAEQEGDAGNSETPPSESSCESNSLAASCGDVCQVSSKLANDASLPSTPPKPDHAST; from the exons ATGGAAGCAATATCGAAGATTTCCTTGATATTGTGTGCCTTGTTTGTCGGGCTCAAGGCCGCAGCGGCCATCAGTGGTGACAGCACCCACTGTCTGGCCACATACAGCAGTGCCGAGGCGTACCTGGCCCAAATCCCGCAGCAACATCGTCCACAGATCAGGCCCAGGATAAGGACCTGGCAGGAGCACGAGTTCTCACTGCTGGGCTACAAGTTCCACCTACCGTTTGTGGGCCATGCCGTCGACTCGGATCTAGATGATAGTGACAGTGATGAGGGTCTGTGGCTGGATGCGGCGGACGCCGGATCAGAGAGCGTAGAGGTGGAGGAGCATGAACTTCCTTCGGTCGGTCACGTCGATCCCACGGGCAATGTTTTTAAGCTTAACTGCGAGCATGTGGACCTGAGGCGAGTTAACCAGGAACTGCTCTCCCAGCGAAGCTCGCACATTAATTACAACCAGCTGATGCTGGCCCATGTACCTGCGGATCGCAGTAATCCCCTGAAGCTGCCACAGCTTGAAAGTCTGAGGGAATTCAGCTGGCAGAGTAGTGAACTTAAAGATGAAACGCTCATGGAGCTCTTCACCCGCCAGCCGCGCTCCTTTGAGTATATGGAACGGCTCAATCTCGCCGAGAATCGCCTGGAGTGCCTTCATTGGGCAATTCCGCTGGCCGTGCGGCGCGTGAAAGTACTTGAAATGAGCGGTAATCGACTGAGCAATTGCAGCCTGCTAAACCTGCAGTACATGAAGCAATTGCAGGAGCTGCACTTGGACAGAAGCGAACTGACCTACTTACCGCAGCGCTTCCTGGGCGAGCTGAGCGAATTGCGCATGCTGAATCTCAGCCAAAATTTGTTGACTGAGCTTCCACGAGACATATTTGTTGGAGCCCTGAAGCTTGAGCGCCTCTATCTATCCGGAAACCGGCTGAGCGTTCTGCCATTTATGCTCTTCCAAACGGCAGCCGATCTTCAAGTGCTGGACCTCAGCGACAACCGCCTGCTATCGTTTCCGGACAACTTCTTTGCCCGCAACGGCCAGCTGCGTCAGCTGCACCTGCAGCGAAATCAGCTTAAGTCCATCGGCAAGCATAGTCTGTACAGTCTGCGCGAGCTGCGTCAGTTGGACCTTAGCCAAAATTCTCTGTCCGTCATCGATCGAAAGGCGTTCGAGTCTCTGGATCACCTGCTCGCCCTGAACGTGTCCGGCAACAACCTGACCCTGCTGTCATCCATCATCTTCCAGTCGCTGCATGCCCTCAGGCAGTTGGATCTCAGCCGTAATCAGTTCAAGCAGCTGCCCAGTGGCCTGTTTCAGAGACAGCGCTCCCTGGTGCTGCTGCGCATTGATGAGACGCCAATAGAGCAGTTCTCCAACTGGATATCGCGCTATGACGAGTCCCTTGTGGATCCGCAAGTGCTTCATCGTTTGCGTTACCTTTCCGTGCAGCAGAATCGAAAACTAACGTATTTACCCGCCACCTTGTTCGCCAATACTCCGAATATAAgggagctgctgctggccgAGAACGGATTGCTGCAGCTGCCCACGCAGATCTCAGGGCTGTCACGATTGCAGCGACTCAGTGTGCGAGGAAATAGCTTGGGATCGCTGCCCGAAAATATCAAAGAGCTCAGACAGCTGCACTACCTTAATATATTGGGCAACGAGTATCAGTGCGACTGCAGCATGTATTGGCTGACTGCCTGGCTGGCGAATACCAGCACAAGCCTACGCCACCAGATGCCCCAGGCACAGAACCATAGCAATGGCAGTACCAATCAGACTCCACTGGACTCGTACGAGAGTATCGATCATCAAATCGATGCGCTCAAGTGTCAGTATGGTTATCGCGGCGATATGCTCCGCGTGCTAAGCAAACTCAACTGCTCGGTGCCCACGGTGGTGCAGTTCTCCGAGCCAAAGATGCACAAGCTTCTCTCCACCGCCAAGCTGGAGTGCCAGATTTCGGGGAGCCCAGTGCCGGATATCATCTGG GTGACACCGCGCAATAAGATTTTACGCCACCATGCTGATCCTGACAAGCGCCCGATCATCATCGACAGCAAGGAGGATGCTCACCAGCCACCGAGTGCCCAGGAGCTAGCTGCTCTGATGGACGAGAGCTACATTCAGTCGTTGAACTGGACACGTCAGAATAGTCTAGTGGGTCGTCGAGTGGTGCTGGTGGAGAACGGATCGCTGCTGGTGCACAATATTTCGAGAATCGACAGTGGCCTCTACACTTGTTATGCCTTCAATGTGATGGGCAAAGCCTCTGCAGGATTACG ACTGTACATCGATCCCATTGTGTTCTACCGAGTTAAAATCGGTAGCATTCTGTTTGGCACGGCTCTGGCTACCGCATTCCTGCTGCTAACCCTGATTGTTCAGGGATTGAGGAGCTGCCTGTCACGTTGGGGCATCTGTAACCGTTTCTATTGTTGCGTCAATCGTAAGAAGAAGTCACCGCGCAAACACCAAATATACGCTATGCTGGACAGCATCGAGACCTACAAGAGTCAGCAATTGGAGAGGCTGAGAGAGAACTATACGCAGCAGGTGCACCGCATCCGGGAGAACTGCGCCCAGCAGGTGGAGTGGATCCAGAGCAGCTACACCAGCCAGGCCAAGCATATTCGCGAGTTCCGTGACATAGGCTCGAATCATCTGACCACGCTGAAGGACCAATACTACGATCAGGTGAAGAAGGTGCGCGACTACTCCACAGGCCAGTTGAGCTGGGTGCGGGAAAACTACGTCTTCCAGAGGAACAAAATCCGGAAGTTTAGTGCGCATCAGGTATTGCGCCTCCGCGAGGGATACAAATACCAACAGCAGACGCTGAACAAGGTGCTGGAGAACCTTCCTAGCTTCTACTTTGAGAATTGTCGCGGACGATGTGAGGAAGACATTGCCGAGG aCATAGACTGCTACTTCAAAGGCCAAATGGACTTTGGTGACTCCAAGGAGCTGcacatacaaaaaattaagGCGCGCCTATCTGCTAATTACTCAGCCAGCAAGGCGTCGCTTTACTATACCCCACCAGACGATGACTTGCTGCATAGCTCGCAACTTAACCTGCAGAACTCCCCCATCCACATCAACTACATTGATGAGAATCTGGATCAGCAAAAGCAGTTGGAGCACGATTTTAAAATGGAACCTCAGCTATTGCTTTACAATGCCTCCATGCTCTATATGAATCCCGAAGGCGCCAGCAGCAGTGGCCAGGCGGCGGCTTTGGCGGCAGCAGGGGCTCTATCGCAGTTCATAAGCGTGGAGGACAATAATCAAGAGCAGGAGATGCAGCCGCTAAGGAAGATCAGCGGTAAACCACTGGGGATGCCCGAACTGAAGGACTTGAACGATGTGAAGACCTCAAAGTCATGTCCGGCCATTTATAAGGTTTCCAAACAGCGAGATGGTAGCACACTGCATGAGTTGCAGAAGGAGGGCGAAGCACCATACCAAATGCTTCGCATAAATCCCGTGGAGACCACTTCGCTGACCTCAACCGTTGCTCCTGTGATGCAGGCGAGGACGGAGAAGCTGAACATTATCCTGGACGAATGCGGCACGGCGTCGTTGTGCAAAGCGGAACAGGAGGGCGACGCAGGGAATAGCGAGACTCCACCATCCGAGTCCAGTTGTGAGTCCAACAGCTTGGCCGCCAGTTGCGGCGATGTCTGCCAGGTCAGCAGTAAGCTGGCAAATGACGCCTCATTACCATCTACTCCCCCCAAGCCTGACCATGCCAGCACCTAg